Sequence from the Dysidea avara chromosome 5, odDysAvar1.4, whole genome shotgun sequence genome:
AAAGGTATTTACATTAAAAAAACCTCTGACCCTATCCAATATGAAACCTCTACTAGTATTACTAAGTTATACTAGTATTACTAAGTTATACTAGCATTACTAAGTTATACTAGTATTACTAAGTTATACTAGCATTACTAAGTTATACTAGCATTACTAAGTTATACTAGTATTACTAAGTTATACTAGTATTACTAAGTTATACAGGTTTCAGAATAGCAATCAGAGAAATCTGACCCACGTAAAGTCTAGGATTGGTCCAAAATGAAGAGCAATAATTGTGGATAAAGTACTATAGCAACAGTTAAGCATACATTGACCTGACTATTACAAACTTGTCGTGATGCTGGTGGTGAGCTCTGGGTCACTATAGGTACAGCAGTACCAGTGGACAATGGTGCAACAGCAACAGTAAGTGGGGTACTATCATCGCATGGTGGTATATTAGCTGAATATAAACTAGATGAACACACATCATCATATGCTGGTAGATTCTCATTCACATCAGTGTAAGCTGGTGGTAGATCTGTAGAGAAGATAATGAGTACAACAACTATTGCAAACATTTAACTTAAATTGCAGGGCTAATTTACACAAAGATTGAAGCACGTTACAAACTGTAACTATTTTAATTATTGTTAGAGATGCTTATGCTTAGGTTGCTGAAGAGATGGTTTTGTGAGAAATTCATGTTAAATCAGAACTGAATCAAGACACATAGT
This genomic interval carries:
- the LOC136255677 gene encoding uncharacterized protein isoform X1; amino-acid sequence: MGNQPAVPATMTGMYKDLPPAYTDVNENLPAYDDVCSSSLYSANIPPCDDSTPLTVAVAPLSTGTAVPIVTQSSPPASRQVCNSQVEGCPEAQQENPSNYRNNAIVAVIFCFPVGIMALI
- the LOC136255677 gene encoding uncharacterized protein isoform X2, with protein sequence MGNQPAVPATMTGMYKDLPPAYTDVNENLPAYDDVCSSSLYSANIPPCDDSTPLTVAVAPLSTGTAVPIVTQSSPPASRQVEGCPEAQQENPSNYRNNAIVAVIFCFPVGIMALI